One part of the Sphingobacterium sp. LZ7M1 genome encodes these proteins:
- a CDS encoding RagB/SusD family nutrient uptake outer membrane protein — protein sequence MKTKHYFFVLSLVIIYTISSCQKFLDIMPSTGNVNPSTLKDFQEMLNSDSIARCNFILADLMADDLSFPALARNEYYGNAYMYAQHIWGPGEMDFMYKSAYERILQMNILILKAAEVKPKNEDEKKGLAIAIAQAKVNRAWYFLQLANIYGQDYTNGKAATELAIPISLIPDASVKPKRGTVQEVYTLIIKELTEAIATEDFPVMGNTIIHPGKASALALLSRTHLLMGNYAEALKSADECLALKSSLLNYQTLTAAPLNLIDQSRNPEVLLGKTGVDHDLNLTYSFRIQISKSLDSLLTSSDFRRRINFDYYDVFANQDGKYNFNYSIAVPEVMLIKAECLARTGKPKEALPILNLLRKNRIENSTDLVIADGEILKTVLEERRRELFCHGGLRLFDLKRLNREERFSKNIIRSFYDNYNYQDTTVAIIKPNSPRYLMEIAPLITNNNPDIKPNPR from the coding sequence AGACAAAACATTATTTTTTCGTTCTGAGTCTTGTGATTATATATACAATATCCTCTTGTCAGAAATTCTTGGATATTATGCCAAGCACCGGAAATGTAAACCCCTCTACCCTTAAGGACTTTCAGGAAATGCTGAATAGCGACTCCATTGCACGTTGCAATTTTATTCTTGCAGACCTCATGGCCGATGACCTCAGCTTTCCCGCCCTCGCCCGAAATGAATATTACGGCAATGCTTATATGTATGCCCAACATATTTGGGGTCCAGGCGAGATGGACTTCATGTACAAAAGCGCCTATGAGCGAATCCTGCAAATGAATATCCTGATCCTCAAGGCCGCTGAAGTAAAACCGAAAAATGAAGATGAGAAAAAAGGCCTTGCTATTGCAATCGCACAAGCAAAGGTGAACCGTGCTTGGTATTTTTTACAGTTGGCAAATATATATGGCCAAGACTATACCAATGGGAAAGCTGCAACAGAATTGGCAATTCCAATTTCACTGATCCCAGATGCCAGTGTTAAACCAAAAAGAGGAACAGTCCAAGAGGTATATACTTTAATCATTAAAGAGTTAACTGAAGCCATCGCTACCGAGGACTTCCCTGTTATGGGCAATACGATCATCCACCCGGGCAAAGCATCGGCCTTGGCCCTATTGAGCAGAACCCATTTACTGATGGGAAATTATGCCGAAGCTTTGAAATCAGCGGACGAATGCCTAGCCCTGAAATCTTCTTTATTGAATTACCAGACCCTTACTGCAGCTCCATTAAACCTTATAGACCAAAGTCGAAATCCAGAAGTTTTATTAGGAAAAACAGGTGTAGACCATGATCTAAACCTGACTTACTCTTTTAGGATACAGATCAGCAAAAGCTTAGACTCTCTATTAACATCCTCTGATTTTCGAAGAAGAATCAACTTCGACTACTATGATGTTTTTGCCAATCAAGATGGAAAATACAATTTCAATTATAGCATTGCTGTACCGGAAGTTATGCTCATCAAAGCCGAATGCCTAGCTAGGACAGGCAAACCTAAAGAGGCATTGCCGATCCTAAATCTGCTGAGAAAAAACCGCATTGAAAATTCAACTGATTTAGTAATAGCGGATGGTGAAATCTTAAAGACAGTTTTGGAGGAAAGAAGAAGAGAGCTGTTCTGCCATGGTGGCTTGAGATTGTTCGATTTAAAAAGACTGAACCGTGAAGAAAGGTTCAGTAAAAATATCATTCGAAGCTTTTATGACAATTATAACTATCAAGATACCACAGTCGCCATTATCAAGCCCAATTCACCGCGCTATTTAATGGAGATTGCTCCGCTGATTACCAACAACAATCCAGATATCAAACCAAATCCTAGATAA
- a CDS encoding discoidin domain-containing protein produces the protein MNRLINILFRHGLSALLVLIVFSSFHGCKKDKLDLYQEVANEFSNYLSTTIGTGTAMKLGDSAVNNRTLSAPGLPVLLQGKAAQEVVVQGTIDPALIAVYDSLNHTKSPEFKEGAFELSNKGVIHIQPGLSTSTDSLKLHLKDASLLEHNTIYLVPIKLKIVSGQAQLKSKYMFVKMKVSITPSLIQMDVYKPESGLNTNFIRGYYVINGYHSVTKINNQENGIKVFKFSARINHPLDIAVQGGIRLNNTDSVKTWVEGIKKNTYNRIPESAIKIIKSTVNFPKGDSVSVDSFAFSIDYQQLKQNDKNYIGILELENTSNNNFVEPMTELGANYALIEINIQEYNTENIAYPLPALQGNKMDRSLWKATAEVNDNNKDFPVTNLFDGKIATIWKAAGSTPKDITIDMGKTETLKGFIFTPSYQGSYDIYYNFSKVEAYSSNDGKTWKKEGIFIAGDIDNRSSADRPDRKNLKFINPVTAKFFKFNIIESSFGLPYISEIEGIN, from the coding sequence ATGAATAGATTAATAAATATACTTTTTCGACATGGCCTCTCAGCACTGCTCGTACTTATCGTATTCAGCAGCTTTCATGGATGCAAGAAGGACAAGCTAGACTTATATCAAGAGGTAGCCAATGAATTCAGCAACTACCTGAGCACTACGATCGGAACGGGCACAGCCATGAAGCTTGGTGATTCTGCCGTAAACAACAGGACCCTTTCCGCACCGGGTTTACCAGTGCTATTGCAAGGCAAAGCCGCTCAGGAAGTAGTGGTCCAAGGAACAATAGACCCTGCCCTGATTGCAGTATATGATAGCCTCAACCATACCAAATCTCCTGAATTTAAAGAAGGTGCTTTTGAATTGAGCAATAAAGGTGTCATTCATATTCAACCCGGATTATCAACCTCAACAGACTCCCTAAAACTGCACTTAAAAGACGCCAGTCTCTTAGAGCATAATACCATTTACCTTGTCCCTATCAAACTTAAAATCGTTTCTGGACAAGCACAGTTGAAGAGTAAGTACATGTTTGTCAAGATGAAGGTATCCATCACGCCTTCCTTGATTCAAATGGATGTGTATAAACCAGAAAGTGGATTAAACACCAATTTTATACGTGGTTACTATGTGATCAATGGATACCATTCCGTAACTAAAATCAATAACCAAGAGAATGGAATCAAGGTATTCAAATTCTCCGCCCGGATAAACCATCCATTGGACATCGCCGTTCAAGGAGGTATCAGGTTAAACAATACAGACAGTGTAAAAACTTGGGTGGAAGGGATTAAAAAGAACACGTACAATAGAATACCTGAAAGCGCAATCAAGATCATAAAATCAACCGTCAATTTCCCTAAGGGCGATTCTGTATCCGTAGATAGCTTTGCTTTCTCAATCGACTACCAGCAACTCAAACAAAACGATAAAAATTATATCGGAATACTTGAATTGGAAAATACAAGCAATAATAATTTCGTGGAACCAATGACAGAACTTGGCGCAAATTATGCCTTGATAGAAATCAATATCCAAGAGTACAACACAGAAAATATCGCTTACCCATTGCCAGCTTTGCAAGGCAATAAAATGGACCGTAGTTTATGGAAGGCAACGGCCGAAGTAAATGACAACAATAAAGATTTCCCGGTTACCAATCTTTTTGACGGTAAAATAGCTACAATTTGGAAAGCTGCAGGTAGCACACCTAAGGATATCACTATCGATATGGGAAAAACCGAAACCCTCAAAGGCTTCATCTTCACCCCTTCTTACCAAGGTTCTTATGATATCTATTACAACTTCTCCAAAGTGGAAGCCTATTCCAGCAATGATGGCAAGACCTGGAAAAAAGAAGGAATCTTTATAGCAGGCGATATTGACAACCGAAGTTCAGCAGATAGACCCGATAGGAAGAACCTAAAATTCATTAATCCCGTAACAGCAAAATTCTTCAAGTTCAACATTATTGAAAGCTCATTTGGGCTCCCATATATTTCAGAAATAGAAGGTATAAATTAA
- a CDS encoding TlpA disulfide reductase family protein, translated as MTVLLNIRKITPLLLLVGSLFSQEAFSQSEYVVKGKIEGWPSKYIRFERKGNFPGKDSVENKDGSFEFRGKIEGPTNAFLVSLDGEEPKYKFLFLEPGNIEIHGQYANLEEAKVTGSKSTNEYYEIKKVHKVLGEQIDSLYQVLNGENDESKQKGISNEIKNLTEKNIEISKTFIKEHPASPATVYELAGLSQELDYTELKKLYDVLDPKLIATVQAEDINAYMKNLSNIEIGKIAPDIAQKDTAGNTIKLQDFRGKYVLIDFWASWCIPCRRENPNLLAAYKSYKDKGFEILGVSIDSKAEEWRWKRAIQNDGVIWPQVSDLQGNKNEAAVTYAVQVIPSNFLIGPRRKDHCQEPCWR; from the coding sequence ATGACAGTTTTATTAAATATTAGAAAAATCACCCCCTTGCTTCTATTAGTTGGTTCATTGTTTAGCCAAGAAGCGTTTAGCCAAAGTGAGTATGTAGTCAAAGGAAAAATTGAAGGTTGGCCTTCCAAGTATATCCGCTTTGAGCGGAAGGGCAATTTCCCGGGTAAGGACTCCGTAGAAAATAAGGATGGCTCTTTCGAATTCCGTGGCAAGATCGAAGGTCCAACCAATGCTTTCTTGGTTTCCTTAGATGGAGAGGAACCTAAGTATAAATTCCTCTTTTTAGAACCCGGAAACATTGAAATCCATGGCCAATATGCCAATCTGGAAGAGGCCAAAGTGACCGGTTCAAAATCCACTAACGAATATTATGAAATCAAGAAAGTCCACAAGGTATTGGGAGAGCAGATCGACAGCTTATACCAAGTCTTAAACGGGGAAAATGATGAAAGTAAACAGAAAGGAATCAGTAATGAAATCAAAAACCTGACTGAAAAAAACATCGAGATTTCAAAAACATTTATCAAAGAACACCCAGCTAGTCCAGCCACAGTTTACGAATTGGCAGGCTTAAGCCAGGAACTGGACTACACAGAGCTCAAGAAGCTATACGATGTATTGGACCCTAAATTAATTGCAACTGTGCAGGCAGAAGACATCAACGCCTACATGAAAAATTTATCCAACATCGAAATAGGGAAAATAGCCCCTGATATTGCACAAAAAGATACTGCCGGAAATACGATCAAACTGCAGGATTTCCGTGGCAAGTATGTTCTTATTGACTTTTGGGCAAGCTGGTGCATTCCTTGTCGCAGAGAAAATCCCAATCTCCTGGCAGCCTATAAATCCTATAAAGATAAAGGATTCGAAATCCTAGGGGTATCCATTGACTCCAAAGCTGAGGAATGGCGCTGGAAAAGGGCAATCCAAAACGATGGTGTCATCTGGCCACAGGTCTCTGATCTGCAAGGCAATAAGAACGAAGCCGCAGTAACCTATGCAGTTCAGGTTATCCCATCCAACTTTCTGATTGGCCCCCGACGGAAAGATCATTGCCAAGAACCTTGTTGGCGATAA
- a CDS encoding DUF4369 domain-containing protein codes for MKIQTILSALFIQLFILTQLGFSQDNFTVKGKIEGWPTETVYLVRQGNYPGVDSVSTTDGSFQFSGSIPGATAAYLITQKKSGVAKLLYVEPGNITVNGNFEDFKNVEVKGSTTYNDFIELREGHEKYDQEMSKYVQLQFTTEDSTVLKQYYKSLDSLSLLDIEYSKEFIKKHPNSIVSLSEIQTLNNSLLNSELVALFNSLSLYIKESPEGVLLSENLPLMGKDKQEEEIEGQ; via the coding sequence ATGAAAATTCAAACAATTCTATCTGCGCTATTCATTCAATTATTTATACTCACGCAACTCGGTTTTTCCCAAGATAACTTTACCGTAAAAGGTAAAATTGAAGGATGGCCAACAGAAACGGTCTATTTGGTCCGTCAAGGAAATTATCCTGGAGTGGACTCAGTTAGCACCACAGACGGCAGCTTCCAATTCAGTGGTAGTATCCCAGGTGCAACCGCAGCATACCTGATTACCCAGAAAAAGAGCGGAGTTGCAAAATTATTGTACGTGGAACCAGGCAATATCACCGTTAATGGCAATTTCGAAGATTTTAAAAATGTGGAAGTCAAAGGATCAACTACCTACAATGACTTTATTGAACTCAGGGAAGGTCATGAAAAATACGACCAGGAAATGAGCAAATATGTACAACTTCAATTCACAACAGAAGACAGTACCGTACTGAAGCAATATTATAAAAGCCTCGATAGCCTAAGTCTTCTGGATATTGAATATTCCAAGGAGTTTATTAAAAAACACCCGAACAGCATCGTTAGCTTATCGGAAATCCAGACCCTAAACAACAGCCTGCTGAACAGCGAATTGGTTGCTCTATTCAATTCCCTAAGCCTTTATATCAAGGAAAGTCCAGAGGGCGTTTTACTATCCGAAAACCTTCCATTGATGGGCAAGGATAAACAAGAAGAAGAAATTGAAGGTCAATGA
- a CDS encoding TlpA disulfide reductase family protein has product MKIYIQTITGLFLTAAVSSPLFAQEPFSIKGEIKNWPSKYIHLEQRGDYPGQDSAEVVDGKFEFKGTIPGPTNSFLVNKSNDKSTAFFLFVEPGNIQVNGDFNKINEVQITGSKTYSDYLEIKDFETKLAARIKELDDQFNNPQPKISQEEYDKLMDELYVSRNEFAVSFIKNHGSSAVSITELYNLVGSLENSQMKELFQGLSDELKQSPGGEMINSLIMQSAIVDIGMPAPDFSIPDTEGKTVNLSDYKGKYVLIDFWASWCAPCRAENPNLVAAYNQFNKKGFEILGISLDKKEAEKMWRQAIVADKLTWKQTSDLTGVDSDVAKMYHVVQIPTNFLVDANGQIIAKNLRGEELIKKLEELF; this is encoded by the coding sequence ATGAAAATATACATCCAGACGATAACAGGTTTATTTTTAACTGCAGCAGTCAGCTCTCCTCTTTTTGCGCAAGAGCCCTTTAGCATCAAGGGCGAGATCAAGAATTGGCCTAGCAAATATATCCACCTTGAACAGCGCGGCGACTATCCTGGCCAAGATTCCGCAGAGGTGGTCGACGGAAAGTTTGAATTTAAAGGAACCATTCCAGGACCAACCAATTCATTCTTGGTCAATAAGTCCAATGATAAAAGCACCGCTTTCTTTTTATTCGTGGAACCCGGCAATATTCAAGTCAATGGAGACTTCAACAAGATTAATGAAGTACAAATTACAGGTTCTAAGACCTATTCTGATTACCTAGAAATCAAAGACTTTGAAACTAAATTAGCTGCAAGGATCAAGGAATTGGATGATCAATTTAATAATCCGCAGCCTAAGATTTCGCAAGAGGAGTATGACAAGCTGATGGACGAATTATATGTCAGCCGTAATGAATTTGCAGTTTCCTTTATCAAAAACCATGGCAGCAGTGCCGTTTCGATAACCGAATTATACAATCTTGTGGGAAGCTTGGAAAACAGTCAAATGAAAGAGCTTTTCCAAGGACTGTCCGACGAGCTAAAGCAATCTCCAGGTGGTGAAATGATCAATTCACTGATCATGCAATCTGCTATCGTTGATATTGGCATGCCGGCACCCGATTTCTCCATTCCAGATACAGAAGGTAAAACGGTCAACCTTTCAGATTACAAAGGCAAATATGTACTGATCGATTTCTGGGCAAGTTGGTGTGCACCATGCCGCGCCGAGAACCCGAATTTAGTTGCTGCCTATAATCAGTTCAACAAAAAGGGTTTCGAAATCTTAGGTATTTCCCTAGACAAAAAAGAAGCGGAAAAAATGTGGCGACAAGCAATCGTTGCGGATAAACTGACCTGGAAACAAACTTCCGACCTTACAGGGGTGGATAGTGATGTGGCTAAAATGTACCATGTCGTACAGATTCCAACCAACTTCTTAGTTGATGCAAATGGACAGATCATAGCCAAAAACTTAAGAGGTGAAGAATTAATCAAAAAACTCGAAGAACTGTTTTAA
- a CDS encoding serine protease, which translates to MKLFQTHPFWVFTLALALSCLQQEAKAQDQTDSIFMNDALFHKGLEEKVQAAFKSQQGKTVPQLQIEAKALKNEQSFSWKLVGNPSTEALKPRDLFQAKKTAVFLMGRMNQKDKNDYPYADLYASAFAISSDGICVTNYHVLAELIHTDKPTDTLQQSKDLSTYFIEGIDGEVYVMDELLAFSSSNDLAVFKVKTNGKKLPFIPLGPVLLPGEPVYIISHPDHIYYYLSEGIVNKNSLMLNPRTPVIRQYRMTISADYAVGSSGAPILSEAGNLAGVVSSTQTIPSATPEGNKQQMVMKNAISVRALKLLIQ; encoded by the coding sequence ATGAAATTGTTTCAAACACATCCTTTTTGGGTATTTACCTTGGCTCTGGCTTTATCCTGTCTACAGCAGGAGGCCAAAGCACAGGACCAAACAGACAGCATTTTCATGAACGATGCCTTATTCCACAAAGGCTTGGAGGAAAAGGTACAGGCTGCATTTAAATCACAGCAAGGAAAAACAGTACCTCAACTTCAAATCGAAGCCAAGGCATTAAAAAATGAACAATCATTTTCATGGAAATTAGTGGGTAATCCATCCACAGAGGCATTGAAGCCTAGGGACCTTTTTCAGGCAAAAAAAACAGCTGTCTTTTTGATGGGCCGAATGAACCAAAAAGATAAAAATGATTATCCCTATGCCGATCTATATGCCTCCGCTTTTGCTATCAGTTCTGATGGCATCTGCGTCACGAATTACCATGTGCTCGCTGAATTGATCCATACGGATAAGCCAACAGATACTTTGCAACAAAGCAAAGACCTAAGCACTTATTTTATTGAAGGCATAGATGGTGAGGTATATGTGATGGATGAGTTACTGGCCTTTTCTTCCAGCAATGATCTAGCCGTTTTCAAGGTTAAAACGAATGGAAAGAAATTGCCTTTTATTCCATTAGGTCCAGTATTATTACCCGGCGAACCCGTATATATTATCTCCCATCCAGACCATATCTATTATTATCTGAGTGAAGGCATCGTCAACAAAAACAGTTTGATGTTGAACCCGAGGACACCGGTAATCCGACAATATAGGATGACCATCAGTGCAGACTATGCGGTCGGATCAAGCGGTGCTCCTATCCTATCGGAAGCTGGCAATCTGGCTGGTGTAGTTTCTTCTACTCAGACCATTCCTTCAGCTACGCCTGAAGGCAACAAACAACAGATGGTCATGAAAAACGCTATTTCCGTACGTGCTCTAAAGCTATTAATCCAATAA
- a CDS encoding S9 family peptidase → MHKISWIGALLLINNMVIAQEGKEVPQKVERPKVEDRVRRSGNVEPLSPQKLWELGRVSGEGLSADGTQLIYGVSNYQFDENKSEKDLFVIPVKGGVAKQFTSEAGGESVLKVEGDDVLYMFKGQIWKKSLKDGNAVQVTNHEGGLENVKISPDGKHILFSKQVLLKDYHSTDKYKDLPKSNVYIYDNLDYRHWDTWNDGKFNHPFIASYDNGKIGEAKDILADEPFYSPTMPFGGAEDFAWTPDSKSVLYVCKKKFGTEYAQSTNTDIYKYDLASGQTSNLTEGMNGYDNTPNFSPDGKLMSWMSMKTDGYESDKNDIYISEPASGIKLNMTAHWDGTINSYTWSKDNKKIYFLAPTEGTVQIFELLIPTNLKNRALPIINKISDGEFDINGIVGETKEGLVVSLSKMTRANEVYHYAFKSKKLTPITTVNDQLYSKVADTKVEARVTKASDGLDLFSWVIYPPNFDPSKKYPTLLFCQGGPQGAVTQSYSFRWNFQLLASQGYIVIAPNRRGMPGWGVKWNEQISKDWGGQAIADYLSAIDDLSKESYVDKDRIGAVGASYGGYSVFQLAGVHEGRFKSFISHCGLFDMKSWYGTTEELFFANYELGGPYWEQGNAKTYTEFNPSTLVSKWNTPILIFQGGKDYRVPIGQGLEAFQAAQLRGVKSRLVYLPDENHWVLSGHNAQVWQREFFGWLDETLKK, encoded by the coding sequence ATGCATAAGATATCATGGATTGGAGCACTCTTATTGATCAATAATATGGTTATTGCACAAGAAGGAAAAGAAGTTCCCCAAAAGGTGGAGCGACCAAAAGTAGAAGATCGCGTCAGACGTTCAGGCAATGTGGAACCCCTTAGTCCCCAGAAGCTATGGGAATTGGGCCGGGTTTCCGGAGAAGGACTTTCAGCAGATGGCACCCAATTGATTTACGGTGTATCGAATTATCAGTTTGATGAAAACAAATCCGAGAAGGATCTTTTTGTTATTCCGGTAAAAGGAGGGGTTGCCAAGCAATTCACCTCCGAGGCAGGTGGAGAGTCTGTACTCAAAGTGGAAGGTGACGATGTCCTTTATATGTTCAAAGGACAGATCTGGAAAAAAAGCCTGAAAGACGGAAATGCCGTTCAAGTGACCAATCATGAAGGTGGATTGGAAAATGTGAAGATTTCACCTGATGGGAAGCATATCTTGTTCAGCAAACAGGTTCTCTTAAAAGATTACCATAGCACCGATAAATATAAGGACCTACCAAAATCCAATGTGTATATCTATGATAATCTAGATTACAGACACTGGGATACTTGGAACGATGGGAAATTCAACCATCCATTTATCGCTAGTTATGATAACGGAAAAATTGGGGAGGCTAAGGATATCTTAGCTGATGAGCCTTTCTATTCGCCAACCATGCCATTTGGAGGTGCAGAGGATTTTGCTTGGACTCCAGATAGTAAATCCGTACTCTATGTATGTAAGAAAAAATTTGGAACGGAATACGCACAGAGTACCAATACAGATATCTACAAATATGACCTGGCTTCAGGACAGACCAGTAATCTGACCGAGGGAATGAATGGGTATGACAATACGCCAAACTTCAGCCCTGATGGAAAATTGATGAGCTGGATGAGCATGAAAACCGATGGCTATGAATCGGATAAAAATGATATCTACATTAGCGAGCCTGCCAGCGGAATCAAACTGAACATGACGGCTCATTGGGATGGAACAATCAATTCCTATACTTGGAGCAAGGACAATAAAAAAATCTATTTCTTGGCACCAACCGAAGGTACAGTTCAGATCTTTGAACTATTGATCCCAACCAACCTGAAGAATAGGGCATTGCCAATTATCAATAAGATTTCAGATGGAGAATTTGACATCAACGGTATCGTGGGAGAAACCAAGGAGGGTCTGGTAGTTTCCCTGTCAAAAATGACACGGGCCAATGAAGTATACCATTATGCTTTCAAATCCAAAAAATTAACCCCAATAACGACTGTCAATGATCAATTGTATAGTAAGGTTGCGGATACAAAGGTGGAAGCAAGGGTTACTAAAGCATCGGATGGTTTAGACCTATTTTCATGGGTGATCTACCCGCCGAACTTTGACCCTAGCAAAAAATACCCAACCCTATTATTCTGTCAGGGAGGTCCACAAGGAGCGGTTACCCAATCGTATTCCTTCCGTTGGAACTTCCAGTTATTGGCCAGTCAGGGATATATTGTCATTGCGCCTAACCGTCGTGGAATGCCAGGATGGGGGGTGAAATGGAATGAGCAGATTTCAAAGGATTGGGGTGGTCAGGCGATAGCCGATTACCTATCCGCAATCGATGACCTGTCCAAGGAATCATACGTGGATAAAGATAGGATTGGAGCTGTAGGTGCTAGTTATGGCGGTTATTCCGTATTTCAATTGGCAGGTGTGCATGAAGGTCGATTCAAATCCTTTATTTCACATTGTGGATTGTTTGATATGAAGTCATGGTATGGTACAACAGAGGAATTATTTTTTGCTAACTATGAATTAGGTGGACCTTATTGGGAACAGGGTAATGCGAAAACCTATACCGAATTCAACCCAAGCACACTGGTATCGAAATGGAATACGCCGATCTTGATTTTCCAAGGCGGTAAAGATTACAGGGTTCCAATCGGACAAGGGTTGGAAGCTTTCCAAGCAGCTCAACTTAGGGGGGTGAAAAGTAGATTGGTCTATTTACCAGATGAAAACCATTGGGTGCTTTCAGGTCATAACGCACAGGTATGGCAAAGGGAGTTTTTCGGATGGTTGGATGAAACCTTGAAAAAATAA
- the creD gene encoding cell envelope integrity protein CreD has translation MENNSTNEGLENSSQKSLIEKITSSLIVKIFVIFFLMLILLIPLGLIGDLISERNNRETNVSTEIARKWGMDQVITSPILAVPYEVVRERMKSDGEGTGTSTLVTTVVTEYAFMMADQIQITATVEPEPLKRGIYQAIVYTSKINIKGNFEAFDFSKLKVLPADLKWQDAKLVFGIQDVKGLSENPTFKWDGKAMDMGKYDLDIDLFKQNLTVDLPLENNESLNKPFEINFDLKGSKSLNFLPLAKNTKINVNGNWANPSFNGNFLPDDREVGESFKANWTIPDFSRKQAQQWTGEPYKVYNFQGIDLSDEDAHPNEYAARTFPEPQSASTDNQLTANDYDMVQVNFLPQVDNYQKATRVTKYGALVIALTFVSLVFMEIIKKQRVHIIQYVLIGFAMVLFYALLLAISEHIGFNFAYLIAAIATIILISSFIKAITKDMKSAMNFAAILALFYSFIFVLLQLRDYSLIVGTIGLFIILAVLMRISTKINWYQFEKQ, from the coding sequence ATGGAAAATAATTCAACTAACGAGGGATTGGAGAACAGTTCTCAGAAATCCCTGATCGAAAAAATCACCTCTTCATTGATCGTTAAGATCTTTGTCATTTTCTTCCTGATGTTAATCTTGCTCATTCCATTGGGCTTGATCGGAGACCTGATTTCAGAGCGCAACAATAGGGAGACGAATGTATCTACGGAGATCGCTCGGAAATGGGGGATGGACCAAGTGATCACAAGCCCTATCTTAGCTGTTCCTTACGAGGTGGTCAGAGAAAGGATGAAAAGTGATGGGGAAGGTACGGGAACCAGTACGTTGGTGACAACGGTAGTGACAGAATATGCCTTTATGATGGCAGATCAGATCCAGATTACAGCTACCGTAGAACCTGAACCTTTAAAGCGTGGCATCTATCAAGCCATCGTCTATACCTCAAAGATCAATATTAAGGGGAATTTCGAAGCCTTTGATTTCAGTAAATTAAAGGTACTGCCTGCTGATCTGAAATGGCAGGACGCCAAACTGGTTTTCGGTATACAGGATGTGAAAGGACTATCAGAAAATCCAACGTTTAAATGGGATGGTAAAGCCATGGATATGGGGAAATATGATCTGGATATCGATCTGTTCAAGCAGAATTTAACGGTTGACCTTCCATTAGAAAACAATGAGTCCTTGAACAAACCTTTCGAGATCAATTTTGACCTGAAAGGATCCAAGTCCTTGAATTTCTTGCCGCTGGCAAAAAACACGAAGATCAATGTAAATGGTAATTGGGCAAATCCTAGTTTCAATGGTAACTTTTTACCGGATGACCGTGAAGTTGGAGAAAGCTTTAAAGCTAACTGGACCATTCCGGATTTCAGCAGAAAACAGGCCCAACAATGGACCGGAGAGCCTTATAAGGTCTATAACTTCCAAGGTATCGATCTTTCTGACGAAGACGCACATCCCAATGAATATGCTGCACGCACCTTTCCAGAACCACAGAGCGCTAGCACAGACAATCAGTTGACTGCAAATGATTATGACATGGTTCAGGTCAACTTCTTGCCACAGGTCGATAACTATCAAAAAGCAACCCGCGTAACCAAGTATGGTGCTTTGGTGATCGCATTGACTTTTGTTTCCTTGGTCTTCATGGAAATCATCAAGAAACAGCGCGTGCATATCATTCAGTATGTATTGATTGGTTTTGCCATGGTGTTGTTCTATGCTTTATTACTTGCGATTTCGGAACATATTGGATTTAATTTCGCATATTTAATTGCAGCAATTGCAACAATTATCCTGATTTCATCGTTTATCAAAGCAATAACCAAGGACATGAAATCGGCCATGAATTTCGCCGCCATATTAGCTCTATTCTATAGTTTTATCTTCGTACTTCTTCAATTACGTGACTACTCATTAATCGTTGGAACCATTGGACTATTCATCATCTTGGCGGTATTAATGCGTATTTCAACAAAAATTAACTGGTATCAATTTGAAAAGCAATGA
- a CDS encoding Coq4 family protein, translated as MRGLRLKFMLFLYNWSSKLYAELFKGYKAAWGIRKEEFLEYQEGSLGYALGMFYKEKGFDVMPKLENHDVFHLITETGTEINDEIAMQYLLFGNGKLSLYLLAMIFIGTFIFPEHSAHYWSAYRKGKAMHKFHHIEFKGFLTESLSTLQQSLDKKQLKLQLQVNPIQHGK; from the coding sequence ATGAGAGGATTAAGATTGAAATTTATGCTATTCCTGTACAATTGGTCATCCAAATTGTATGCAGAGCTGTTTAAGGGATATAAGGCAGCTTGGGGAATCAGGAAAGAAGAGTTTTTGGAATATCAAGAGGGGAGTTTAGGCTATGCCTTAGGGATGTTCTACAAAGAAAAAGGTTTTGACGTCATGCCGAAATTGGAGAATCACGATGTCTTTCACCTGATCACAGAAACTGGAACAGAGATTAACGATGAAATTGCCATGCAATATCTGCTATTCGGAAATGGCAAGCTGAGTTTGTACCTGCTGGCCATGATCTTTATCGGGACCTTTATATTTCCGGAGCATAGCGCACATTATTGGTCAGCTTACAGAAAAGGGAAGGCCATGCATAAATTTCATCATATAGAATTTAAGGGCTTCCTCACAGAATCACTGAGCACATTACAACAATCACTAGATAAAAAACAATTAAAACTACAACTACAAGTAAATCCTATTCAACATGGAAAATAA